From the genome of Rhododendron vialii isolate Sample 1 chromosome 10a, ASM3025357v1:
gtgggacctcGAGATGGCGCAAAACTCATCTGTACACGCTGATGTAGCACTGCTGtaaaagatataaggaattgaaattggcataaatatcaaaaattgacatccaatttagGATAGAATGAgtaattttgaatcaaatttttgtgacttattgatttgtttcatcAAGAGGAgtcgaaaaaaaaatgaccaaaattcataatttttttgcaaaaaacaaaaaaagttaaaacttcgtctctccctctctcatatGCAGAACCCACCACCCTGCCATCATTCCTCTTCTCTGGCGACCCATCCAAGGTTCATATTACAAaggtgaggttttttttttttgcaacgaGCATCTTCAACCCTTGACTTCATGTTGGAAatgtcaagtttttttttgaaggcttatgtggTATTTTAGTATCTTCAGTTTGACATCAAAATCTCATCCCCAACTcttatgccaaattctatttatttgatatCATGCTATCTCTATTAtgaaacagaagggtgtggggacaagttgttgcaacggctcagatttattTGATCCAAGAGTTGAGAtgcattttttcacattttatgaAAGTATCCACATTTGCCTATCATATTACATAAATGTTATCTGCTGtctaagaggaaaaaagaatcgGAATTCAAATttcgcatctctctctctctctctctctctctccttgcttCCTTTCCTCTCTTATAGGTTGACTGTCCTTGAGGAAGGGGTTCCCCCTTGGACTGCCGAGCACTGAGATTGTCTACTCCTCCTCGACAATCAAACCTCTCGGGAGAAATCAAATCAGGAGAGATATTTTTTGTTGCCCaccatgtgtttgttaaaatgttcTCTTATATTTTGTATACACTTCCTTCAAAATCTAGAGAGATATTTTCTGTTGCCCACTATGTGTTTGTTAAATGCTCTCTTCTGTTTTGTAGAGCTGTAGACAttttatggggtttttttttttccctttttgaatGGCGTTATGCATAATTTCGTGAGTTGATAATTTCTTTACTATATTGTTTGCGTATTCACTTACGtcatatcaataaaaaaaatcttcattattaaaaaaaaaaaagaggttcaTTTCCAGCAATTTGTAgctacctaaaaattgaaataatgttttgagccactatTATGATTCAAAGGgtatttcaattccaatcggGGTGAGTAATGGCGTAGGTACGAGCCggggtgggtagtgccgtaAGCACGGGCAAACACTATTTCCTTTATAACTCTTAATGTCAACccttatgtaaaaaaaaaaaaaaaaaatcataaccgtcagtttttgaaatttgacaTGTGTGTTTGAGGGTGTTCTACTTTTAGaacatgttcttttttttcaaacgaatgtaatttcaaatttaaatataatgaaatgaaaaatattttttcaattttttttgcaccgtttaaaagatcttaatgaaatctatcaaacaaaattcatattgataaaaaaattatttgcgtaaatacatgatttttgagcttgaaattgccttctttttcaaaaatttcttttttccaaaaacaggAACACCCCATCTATGTCAAAATTGGTATGCTCCCTCCGGAAAATACTAGGGACACATTAATgtattaggccatccacagtggtataattaaaaatcaattgtttttaaaattaacaatgttggtgcaaaagatggctcacaataatataatcaaacttagcaacattcttagaaatagctaaattttgggctttggatcaccaaaattaacaacttttttcaataatcaaaattcgTGGACTCCACGCCATATAAGTTAACCAggtccaaaatttgtatacacgcatttttcaattggtattttttcttttcttcttcgtttattctatatttttttcacTTCACCTACAAACTATTTCGCTTTCTTTCCCTCAAAAAGTGAAACTcttatttctcgatcatctataattcaacACATCATCGCctgattaaggtatttcactcttcttttttgtttctatttttttccccaaattttttttataatatgtggaaagaaagtcaccgatttttctccaaaattaagagagagaattgatatatttttgccaaaaaaaacgtaaatggagggaagtgaatggcagAAAACAGAAGGGGAGAgaaagtgaaattgtagtgaacccttattttagttatggactagaagtgaccattgtgaagctcaacattgttaagcttaacaacctcttaagtgaataatcaaaagctgatgtgtcaacttttgattatcattttttgattataccactgtggatgaccttacACCCCAACCACActtctctcacatacatgtgtgAGAATTTCACAATAAATACTAGggacccacatgtatgtgagaggatTGTGGTTGAAATATGACAAATTAATGTGCCCTTTAACATATACAAACTGATTTTTGGGGACAGCGGAAGGGTGAGTGGATGAGAGTGAGCAAAagatagtaaagaaaaataaacaaaagatgagAATAGACTTTTGATGCTAAGCAGAAAATCTGGAATTGCAAGGATTTTATTCAATATCAAGCTTTGGAATTATAATGATTTCTGTAAATTTGcagtgctgctgctgctgctcctgGATATACAAACTGATTTTTGGGATCTTTGAAATGATTTCTTGTCTACTCGATGCACCAAAGACACCTCTATTTATATTTGCTTTAAGATATCCCTAGAAATTTCTTCACACATACTTTCCTAAAACATCACCTTGGACTCATCTCTTTTTGACCGACCCTTCAAGAGGATAGAATTCCATATTTTTCCATCACTTAAGAGTTGAGACTCTTGGAAAATTACAAATTAACTTCCACCAGCCCCTCTTAACTTGTAATTTTCAGTTGCTTCTTGAATTTATCAAACTTTTCTGTAGTTACTACCTCTGTGAGGATGTCAGCAGGTTGATCATTTGTGTTGATGAATTCAAGAcagttttcttctttattcacCAAATCTCTCGATCTGATGAAATGATAGAATAGAGCAAATTCAAACACATCAAGCTCTATTAAAAGGTACAACTGTTTGAACACCAATTAGTTGAATGGTTCTCGAcaacaataataacaataacaataattGAACCTATATAACACCCGATCATTTCAGATTgaagaaaatgtttttttgaCATTGACAACAGaagtcaaaaaaacaaaaaactaaagaCCTCAGACCATCAGATTCTCCCTTTTACATGAACATGCCACACCACCTCCAAACTAATATTTTGGAAGCATAACCTAGGACTAAAGACTAGGCAGCTTTCAGTGTGTTTCCAACGTCAAGGACGAACCGGTATTTAACATCACCTTTTGCGAGACGCTCCATAGCAGTGTTCACATAGTCCATTGGAATGACCTCAATTTCTGGTGTTATGCTGTGTTTTCCCGCAAAATCGATCATCTCTTGTGTCTCCTTCATACCACCAATGCCACTTCCAGCTATTATCTTCCTCCCTGTAATACCCAGGTCCAATATGGCATAGGATTGAAATAGCAGATATCAGATATGAGAGACACACAATAATGCAGATAAGCATGAACACAGAGTGGGCTACGCCATTTGAACATTGCGACTTTTGCAATGCTTTTTCTACTTTGTTTCTAAGAGAGTTTCACTTACTCCCTCTGTCACATAATCTTGTTCACTCCCTTTATCTACATTTCCCTTCGTAGTTTATACACTACCATGTGTATCAGGTTTTTCCAAGTTATTATTAAAGgattttgacaaaataaaaaactttgtacttggcattttcaaaaaggacaaaaaaattgaaacctCGAAATCAGAAGATGGATGAATAATTTGGTAGGaaggaaataaaacaaaagcaTGAGTAGGAAGGTGGTTCATAGAATCACAGCAAATCtctttcaccattttttttgctaatgaaAAGGGTGGGTTGGATTGAACTAACATAGCGACCGCTCGATCACATGGGGAACCCACCCGAACCACAATGTTCGGACTTAAGCATTAGTTGACCTGGCCGAGGAGGAAATATTGACCCGTCACCGTGTTGTGGGCCTCCACTGAAGTGCAAGTTAAATTGAATCCCTCTATTCCAACCATCTAGCCCCAAGTATTGAACTAAAGACTGGTGGGAGAGGTGCAACCTCATGTTAGCTGCTCCAACCACTTGAACCACCTCCACGGTACGGTACGTGGTAACTAGCTAATTTCTCAACCTACATGAAGGAAATGAAGTCCCTTGACAGGTAAGCTCAAATGTATTACTACATTTATAGTGAAAACGAAATGCTTACCCATAATCAAAGGAAAGACTGGTAACTCGAGTGGCTTTTCTGGAACACCAACCATGATGATCTTGCCGTGAGACTTCAATAGAAACAACAATGGTACCAGCGCATGAGCTGCAGATACAGTGTCAATAATTCCATCCAAAGTGCCCATAGCAGCCTATAATAATAGAACACGTCAACACTATAGGTTATAACTACAAACTTAAGAATCTCACTGATAAGCGGAAGAATCAATACCTGCATTTCGTCTGGATTACTACTGACCAAAAATGAATCGGCACCAAGTTGCTCAACAGCTTCCTTCTTCTTGTGAGGGGAGGTACTGATAACGGTCACTATAGCCCCAAAAGCCTTGGCAAATTTAACAGCCACATGGCCCAATCCACCTAGGCCCACCACACCCACTTTCATACCTGGCTTATCGAGCCCAAAATATTTCAATGGGCTGTAAGTTGTGATCCCAGCACAGAGGAGAGGAGCAGCAGCATCAAGAGGCAGATTGTCAGGAATCCGAAAGACATAGCGCTCATTAGCGACCATGTGATCAGAGTAACCTCCGTATGTCTTGGTTCCATCATAATTCACAGAATTGTATGTGAGTATATACTTGGGACAATAGTTTTCAAGATTGTTCTCACAGTTTTCACAAGTGTGACAAGCTCCGACCATGCAACCCACCCCGACTCTGTCTCCAACTTTGTACTTTTGTACCTTGCTGCCAACCTCGGTCACCACTCCCACAACCTCATGCCTGCATGCATCAATCATGGTCACACATTTATCTATTGTAGTTGATTAAGGGGTTGACTTAAGTAATGTTTCTAGTAGTAGTAACcaaacaagaaggaaaagaaatcaaTGGCAGTAATATGGACATTTGAAGATATTTCAAATTAATAAGGAGTAGTTTATATATTTGCAGCATCTCTTTACCAGAAGCAAAAAAGAAGTTGAAGAAAGGTATTGCAGAAATGAAACCTCCACAAGATAGTGGTAATGCTAACAAACAATAAGAACAGGCCCAAGCACCTAGCATAGGAATTAGTCAATTATATTAGCATGAAGCAAAGCCTGTTCTTATGTCTTCTTGGTTCAGTATGTATTCAGTTTTCTCGGTCAAGAAGACGTGACGGTATCCCATTTCAAATCAGATCATCACTgctataattaattttttttttaatcagaacATCACTGCTACATGTCTCGCGTGATTGATATGTATGGCTTAGTATCATACTTCATTTGTTTATATTCTTACTCCAACTACATTATACAGGGTAAGCCAGTTTATGGCGATAATAACTCGATTAGATTCTTTACCTATTTGATTTCAGCAACGAATGAGGGAGTACCCTTATCTCGTAGTCTCAAAGAACAAAATCACCACATCACGCCGATTTGCCATAGCTGAGAGTGGTATTCATGCGTAGTGTTAAAATCATTTCCTCTTCCTGGGAGTAATTAACTCATCACAAATAAATTTGAATGGTGCCAGCACCGGCATTTTGCTGCCTATGGTGTATACAGAGGTAGGCTAAGAAAACTATAGATTCTTACAAAAGCTAATGCAgccaaaaaaatcagctctctCAGAAGTAAATTCTCCAATTCTTCTACTTCTTGATTAGCACGTGTTCAATTCCTTCAGTCAATAGGACTTGTGGTATCAACTTCTAATCCAAATGCACCAAATTAACTGCTACTGTCCTGTCCCATAACTTCACACAGAAATCATCGAGCGCTCGCCCAAATCTCATACCAAACAGCTTAACACATCCACTTACTACTCTGACTAGCAATGCTGCGTACCCGAAAAACTATACAAGTCAAGGACTCAAGATTCACTTTGGGTGTGGCCCTGGCTTCTCTTTGTATGCCAATCGACTCTGAATCTCCAAAGCACGAAGAGCAGATGTCCAAAAAGATCCTTGCGAACCAAATCGCCACAATTTTTCCCGAAAGATTACTAGCGGATTTAAGTGCCAGTTTATTCTTGCTTGgctcaaaatatgaaaattctTCGAGAACAATTGTAGAATTTGAtgaatttttatatattttgatCGCGCTATTCCCACTAATACATTAAAGTCTGTGTATGTATGATTAGTTAATAGAGCTTAGAATTAAGGTAATTTTTGGAATTCCTGAAGCCACCACTTTTCCCACCACATCATTTCTAGGTTCATTTCATACACTTTTCCATACGAGACATTGAATAAAATCCTGTAAATCTACAGCAATGCACTAACAATAAACTAATTTACCCATAAATCTTAAATTTAACTATAAGCataaaaattaataagaaaCACACACCCCTAATCAAGCAAAATTGGCAAACATATATCTACCAAATCCAACTACATAATCATAATCATGGAGCATATCATCGAAAACGTACCCAGGGAGAATGGGATAAGTGGAATTCTTCCATTCATTTTTCACACTGTGAAGATCAGAGTGGCAAATCCCACAATACAAAATCTTGAGCCTCACATCCTCGTCTTCCGTGACCCTGAAAACATCACCACAATCActctctaaaaagaaaaaccaacaactcgtttctgcttcttcttctttttttagatTCAAAGTCATGCCATCCAAAGACCAAATTACAGAGATTAGGATATCAAGATCAGGGGAAC
Proteins encoded in this window:
- the LOC131304274 gene encoding probable mannitol dehydrogenase isoform X1, which encodes MGKAPEEEHPVKAFGWAARDTSGVLSPFNFSRRVTEDEDVRLKILYCGICHSDLHSVKNEWKNSTYPILPGHEVVGVVTEVGSKVQKYKVGDRVGVGCMVGACHTCENCENNLENYCPKYILTYNSVNYDGTKTYGGYSDHMVANERYVFRIPDNLPLDAAAPLLCAGITTYSPLKYFGLDKPGMKVGVVGLGGLGHVAVKFAKAFGAIVTVISTSPHKKKEAVEQLGADSFLVSSNPDEMQAAMGTLDGIIDTVSAAHALVPLLFLLKSHGKIIMVGVPEKPLELPVFPLIMGRKIIAGSGIGGMKETQEMIDFAGKHSITPEIEVIPMDYVNTAMERLAKGDVKYRFVLDVGNTLKAA
- the LOC131304274 gene encoding probable mannitol dehydrogenase isoform X2 yields the protein MGKAPEEEHPVKAFGWAARDTSGVLSPFNFSRRVTEDEDVRLKILYCGICHSDLHSVKNEWKNSTYPILPGHEVVGVVTEVGSKVQKYKVGDRVGVGCMVGACHTCENCENNLENYCPKYILTYNSVNYDGTKTYGGYSDHMVANERYVFRIPDNLPLDAAAPLLCAGITTYSPLKYFGLDKPGMKVGVVGLGGLGHVAVKFAKAFGAIVTVISTSPHKKKEAVEQLGADSFLVSSNPDEMQAAMGTLDGIIDTVSAAHALVPLLFLLKSHGKIIMVGVPEKPLELPVFPLIMGRKAIAGSCIGGMKETQEMINFAGKHNITPLIEVIPMGYVNTAMERLVKADVKYRFVLDVGHTLKAA